A stretch of DNA from Streptomyces gobiensis:
ACCCAGGTGTGGTCCTGGGTGATCTGGCTGAGGACGCCGTCGCGCAGCAGATACGCGCGGGAGTCGCCGACATGGACAAGGCCGAGCCGCTGGCCGGTCCACAGCAGCGCGGTAAGGGTGGTGCCCATGCCCTCGAGCTGTGGGTCCTCCTCGACCATGACGCGTAGCTGCTCGTTGGCGCGCTGCACGGTCTCGCCGAGGGAGGTGAGGAGGTCGGAGCCGGGGATGTCCTCGTCGAGCTCGACGATGGCGGAGATCACCTCGGAGCTGGCGATCTCACCGGCGGCCTGGCCGCCCATGCCGTCAGCGACAGCGAGCAGCCGGGGACCGGCGTAACCGGAGTCCTCGTTGTGCTCGCGGATCATGCCATCGTGCGATCCAGCTGCGAAACGCAGTGACAGACTCATGCGCACCTCGCCTGTCGGCTCCGGGTACATCCGCACGGTGCCCACCCTCCGGTCGTCATGTTCGTACTACTTCCGCAGCTCGATGACCGTCTTGCCGATACGGATCGGCGCTCCGGGCGGAATCGGCGTCGGTGTGGTGAGTCGGGTCCTGTCGAGATAGGTGCCATTGGTGGATCCGAGGTCCTCGACGATCCACTGGCCGTCGCGGTCCGGGTAGATCCTGGCATGCCTGCTGGACGCGTAGTCGTCGTCCAGCACAATCGTCGAGTCATGCGCCCGGCCGAGGGTGATGGTCTGGCCCTGAAGGGCCACCGTGGTGCCGGTGAGTGATCCCTCGGACACCACAAGTTTGGTCGGGGCGCCGCGTTTCTGGCGGTTCCCCCGGCTGGGCTGCTGCTGGCGTGGTGACGCCTG
This window harbors:
- a CDS encoding FHA domain-containing protein FhaB/FipA, with product MSELTLTVMRLGFLAVLWLFVIVAVQVIRSDLFGTRVTQRSGRRGGEQRPAPARQASPRQQQPSRGNRQKRGAPTKLVVSEGSLTGTTVALQGQTITLGRAHDSTIVLDDDYASSRHARIYPDRDGQWIVEDLGSTNGTYLDRTRLTTPTPIPPGAPIRIGKTVIELRK